CGGGCGGCATGAAGAAGCGGGCCGGCATCGCGCGCGCCCTCGCGCTCGACCCGCCGCTCCTCTTCCTGGACGAGCCGTCGGCCGGCCTCGACCCGGTGAGCTCCGTCGAGCTCGACCAATTGCTCTTGACGCTGAACCAGAGCCTCGGCATGACCACCGTCATCGTCACGCACGAGCTGCAGAGCATCTTCGCGGTCGCCGACGCCTGCATCATGCTGGACCGTGGTGCGCGCGGCATCATCGCGCGCGGCCATCCCGCCGAGCTCCGGGACCACAGCGGCGATCCGCGCGTCCGCGGCTTCTTCAACCGCTTGCCCTCGTCGGCCTGATGGCGACCACCGCCACCAACAACTGGAAGCTCGGCCTGTTCGTGGTGCTCGGCGTGATCACCATGCTGGCCGCCCTCTTCTGGCTCGGCGCCCGCCGCTTCCAGCGGACGTCGTTCCCGACGGTGAGCTACTTCGACGAGTCGGTGCAGGGGCTCGACGTCGGGTCGCCGGTCAAGTTCCGCGGCGTCACGGTCGGGAACGTCGCCGACATCACGATCGCCCCCGACCATCGCCACGTCCAGGTGACCTCCGAGATCTACCTCGACGCGATCCGGCGGCTCGGGCTCCGCGACCGGGCGCCGCGCAAGGGGGAGGAGTTCCTCAATCCGCTCCTGCGCATGCAGCTCGTATCGGCGGGCATCACGGGCGTGCGATTCCTCCAGACGGATTTCTTCCATCCCGGACGCTATCCGGAACCGACGCTGCCCTTCGAGCCGCCGTGGAACTACATCCCCTCGGTCCCCTCGACGCTGAAGAGCGTCGGCGACACGGCCATGGAGGTCGTGAACCGCCTCCCCGACATCGAGACGCGCATCACCGAGACGCTCACGACCATGAACGCCGCGCTCGGCTCGTTCGACCGCTTCGTAACGAGCCTGCAGAGCGAGCACGGCTCGTTCGACCGGCTGCTCGTCCAGCTGCGGACGACGACGACCGGCGTCGGAAACGAGATTGCGGCGGCCAAGCTCCCGGAGACGACGGCCTCCATCCGCTCGACGGCGGGAGCCGTCTCGACCACGGCCTCGGGTTTCGGCGAGATGCGCGAGGACCTCGAGGCCACCCTCGCGACCCTGCGCGAGACGCTCGACTCGGTCCGCGCCGTCGCGGACGCGCTCGAGCGCGACCCGAGCGCTCTCCTGCGCGGCTCACGGCCGGGCGAGCCGCCGCCCGAGGTGACCAAATGACCCGACGCCGCTTCGCCGCCGTGCTGGCGTGCGTCCTCGCGGCCGCCGCATCGAGCGGCTGCCTCTTCCGCACCGCCGAGCCGCCGCGTTTCTACCGGCCCGCCTCGGCGGCGCTCGACGACGCCGGGGATGCCCGCGTCCCGGCGAGCGCGGGAGCGCCGCTCCGGCTCGGCAGCGTGCGCAGCGCCCCCTTCCTGCGCGAGCGCATCGTGTGGCGCGCCTCGCCGGTCGAGTACGGCCTCTACGACCAGCGCCGCTGGTTCGAGCTGCCGAGCCGCTACGTCCGCCGCGCCCTGCTCGCGACGCTGCGAACGACGCCCGGCGTCCGCCTCGCGCAGGAGACGACGGCGGCGCGCCTCGACGTCGAGGTGCTCGCGTTCGACGAGGTGCTCGCCCCGGCGCACGAGGCGCACGTCGCCCTCGCGGCGACCCTCCGCGACGGCGCCGACATGCAGCTCGATCGGCTGTTCTCCGCCAAGGTGCCGATCACGAGCGCGGACGGCGGCGCCATGGCCGAGGCCATGGGGCGCGCGCTCGACGAGGCGGCGCGGAAGGTCGCGACGGCGGCCGCGACGGCGCTCGCCGCGAAGCCGGCGAGCCCGGCGCGGCCGCGCGCCGAGTGAGTCCGCGTTCCGCGGCGCCGCGGAACGCCGGCGGCGGGCGCTCGCGCCTTGACGGTCGGAAATGGCTCCCCTAACGTCGACGGTTCACGCATGGCGCCGCATCGTATTCTGTTCGTCGAGGCCAGCGTCGGCGGCGTGCTCGGCGGATCGCTGACGGGCATCCTTCAGCTGATCGATCGGCTCGATCGTACGCGCTTCGCACCCGCGCTCCTCCTGTACCAGGAGAAAGAGGTCGTCCCGCAGCTCGAGGCCGCCGGCGTGCCGGTGGCGGTGCTGCCGCCGCAGCCGGGCTGGCTTCCCGACGGCGACCGCGGCCGCGGCGGACGCGCGTGGCTACGGGCGAAGGAGATCCCGACCGTCGTGCTGCCGCGCGCGCGGGCCGTCGGCGCCCACCTGCGGCGCGCACGCCCCGACGTCGTCTATCTCGCCAACGGGGTCACGCCCAATCTCGACGCCCTCGTCGCCGCCGCGCGCGCGGGCATCCCGGCCCTCGTCCACGAGAAGGGCTACCGCCGCATCGGTCCCCGCGAGCGCTTCATGTCGCGCTGGATCGACGTCTTCGTCGGCATGACCGACCTCGTGACCGCCCACGCGAAACGGCGCGGCATCCGCGCGCGCCGCCACCTCACGGTCTACGACGGCATCGACTGCGAGCGTTTCGCCCCGGGCGGGGGCGCCGCGGTGCGACGCGAGCTCGGCGTCCCCGCCGAGGCGCCGGTCGTCGGGATCGTCGGCCACATCCAGGGCTGGAAGGGCCAGGACCTGGTCGTGCAGGCGATGGCTCGGCTGCGCGACCGCCATCCCGAGTTGCGCTGCCTGATCGTCGGCGGCGTGCACCGCCAGGGCGGCGCGTACGCGGAACGCCTGCGGCGGCGCATCGTCGACGAGCGCCTCGAGCGCCGGGTGCTGCTCACCGGCGCGCGGCGGGACGTCGCGGCGTGCATCGACGCCATGGACGTCGCAATCCATTCGTCGACGAACCCCGAGCCCTTCGGCCGGGTGCTGATCGAGGCGATGGCGCTCTCGTGTCCGCTCGTCGCGCCGCGCGAGGGCGGGCCCCTCGAGATCGTCGTCGACAACGAGACCGGCCTCCTCGTCCCGCCCCGCGACCCGGACGCGCTCGCGGCCGCGATCGAGCGGCTCGTCCTAGACCCGGATCTCAGGCGGCGGATGGGCGCCGCGGCGCGGGCGCGCGTCGAGGCCGTCTTCGGCATCCGCCATCACGTACGGGCAATGGAGGCGATCTTCGACGAGATGCTGGCGCACCGGCGGCACGCGACCGCCTGATCACCGCTCGGGGGTCGGCGCGCCGCGCCCGAGGAGCCGCGAGAAGCACGGGCGGTTGCGGGCGACGATCCGGTACCCGAGCTCGACGCCCCACGCGAGCGGCGGCAACCCGGCGAGGCGCGCGAGCCGCGGCCACCCGATGCGCTCGAGCACGAAGAGGCAGGCGCGGCCGGCGCCGAGCCAGCGGCCGTCGCTCGTGCGGACGTGGACGGCGGCGCGGCAGGCCGCCGCGAGCGCGGGCGTGAGCGGCGGGTCCGGCAGCTCCTGGTACGGCACCGCCTCGAAGCAGCGGCCGCGGTCGCGCGCGAGCGCCCACGCGACGGCGCGCCGGCAGAAGCCGCAGCTCCCGTCCCAGACGATCCAGTGACGAGTCGGGTCCATCCGCCGCGACGGTAGCATGCGCGGCACGGACCCGCAGCGTGCGGAGCCGAGCGCGCGCGAAGCGCCGCCGCGCGGCCTCGCCGCGCCGCGCGCGTTCTGGTAGCTCGCCGGTCGGTGTCGACGCGGCGGAAGCTCTGGTGGATCGCCCTCCTCTATTTCGCTGAAGGCATGCCGATGGGAATCGTCGTCGACAACCTGCCGGTGTACCTCCGGGCGCACGGCGTCTCGTTGGCGGCGATCGGCGTCTTCTCCTCGCTGACGCTGCCGTGGACGTTGAAGCCGCTCTGGTCGCCGCTCGTCGACCGCTTCGGCGACCGCCGCCACTGGATCGCGGCGGCGCTCGCGCTCATGGCGGGCGCGACGTTCGCGATCCCGCTCTCGGACCCGGCGACGCCGGGCACGCTGCTCGTCGGCGCGGTGCTGCTGCTCACCTTCGCGGGCGCGACCCAGGACATCGCGATCGACGCCTACACGATCGGGCTCCTCGCTCCCGGCGAGGAGGGCGTCGGAAACGGGGTGCGCGTCTCCGCGTATCGCGCCGCGCTGGTCGCGAGCGGCGGCGGCCTGTTGCTCATCGCAGGCCGCGCGGGCTGGCCGCTCGCTTTCGCGATCGCAGCGCTGATCTTCGCGACGCTCGCGGTTCTGGCGCTCCGCGCGCCGCACGTGCCGGTCGTACGCCCGCCGACCGCGGCCTGGATGCACGCGTTCGTGGCCTGGTTTGCACGGCCGGGAGCGGGCGCGGTCGTGCTCTTCATCGTCCTCTACAAGCTCGGCGACGTGAGCATGGGGCCGATGGTGAAGCCGTTCTGGCTCGACAGCGGGCTCACCGTCGACGACGTCGCGCTCGTGTCGACGACGGCGGGCGTCGCGCTCACCGTGCTGGGCGCGCTCGTCGGCGGCGCGTTCACGTCGCGCTACGGGATCTTCCACGGACTCTGGGTGCTCGGCCTCCTGCAGGCGGCCTCGAACCTCGGCTACGCAGGCGCCGCGGCGGTCGGCGGCGGACGTCCGGCGATCTACGCCGCGTCGATGCTCGAGAGCTTCACCGGCGGCCTCGGCACCGCGCC
This genomic stretch from Deltaproteobacteria bacterium harbors:
- a CDS encoding glycosyltransferase family 4 protein, producing the protein MAPHRILFVEASVGGVLGGSLTGILQLIDRLDRTRFAPALLLYQEKEVVPQLEAAGVPVAVLPPQPGWLPDGDRGRGGRAWLRAKEIPTVVLPRARAVGAHLRRARPDVVYLANGVTPNLDALVAAARAGIPALVHEKGYRRIGPRERFMSRWIDVFVGMTDLVTAHAKRRGIRARRHLTVYDGIDCERFAPGGGAAVRRELGVPAEAPVVGIVGHIQGWKGQDLVVQAMARLRDRHPELRCLIVGGVHRQGGAYAERLRRRIVDERLERRVLLTGARRDVAACIDAMDVAIHSSTNPEPFGRVLIEAMALSCPLVAPREGGPLEIVVDNETGLLVPPRDPDALAAAIERLVLDPDLRRRMGAAARARVEAVFGIRHHVRAMEAIFDEMLAHRRHATA
- a CDS encoding MCE family protein; the protein is MATTATNNWKLGLFVVLGVITMLAALFWLGARRFQRTSFPTVSYFDESVQGLDVGSPVKFRGVTVGNVADITIAPDHRHVQVTSEIYLDAIRRLGLRDRAPRKGEEFLNPLLRMQLVSAGITGVRFLQTDFFHPGRYPEPTLPFEPPWNYIPSVPSTLKSVGDTAMEVVNRLPDIETRITETLTTMNAALGSFDRFVTSLQSEHGSFDRLLVQLRTTTTGVGNEIAAAKLPETTASIRSTAGAVSTTASGFGEMREDLEATLATLRETLDSVRAVADALERDPSALLRGSRPGEPPPEVTK
- a CDS encoding DUF393 domain-containing protein, which encodes MDPTRHWIVWDGSCGFCRRAVAWALARDRGRCFEAVPYQELPDPPLTPALAAACRAAVHVRTSDGRWLGAGRACLFVLERIGWPRLARLAGLPPLAWGVELGYRIVARNRPCFSRLLGRGAPTPER
- a CDS encoding MFS transporter; translated protein: MSTRRKLWWIALLYFAEGMPMGIVVDNLPVYLRAHGVSLAAIGVFSSLTLPWTLKPLWSPLVDRFGDRRHWIAAALALMAGATFAIPLSDPATPGTLLVGAVLLLTFAGATQDIAIDAYTIGLLAPGEEGVGNGVRVSAYRAALVASGGGLLLIAGRAGWPLAFAIAALIFATLAVLALRAPHVPVVRPPTAAWMHAFVAWFARPGAGAVVLFIVLYKLGDVSMGPMVKPFWLDSGLTVDDVALVSTTAGVALTVLGALVGGAFTSRYGIFHGLWVLGLLQAASNLGYAGAAAVGGGRPAIYAASMLESFTGGLGTAPFLAFLMHVCDREQAATQYALLSALFGLTRSVSAPCTGFGAAHFGYASYFALTGALALPAYALLPWIRPWIHDRTPHRGIADGPP
- a CDS encoding membrane integrity-associated transporter subunit PqiC, which codes for MTRRRFAAVLACVLAAAASSGCLFRTAEPPRFYRPASAALDDAGDARVPASAGAPLRLGSVRSAPFLRERIVWRASPVEYGLYDQRRWFELPSRYVRRALLATLRTTPGVRLAQETTAARLDVEVLAFDEVLAPAHEAHVALAATLRDGADMQLDRLFSAKVPITSADGGAMAEAMGRALDEAARKVATAAATALAAKPASPARPRAE